Proteins encoded in a region of the Candidatus Nanosynbacter sp. HMT-352 genome:
- a CDS encoding DHH family phosphoesterase produces the protein MSNGSAKQKVIQSIKDVTNILVTVSSSPSVDELSAALGLTIFLNRLGKHATAVFSGDIPPAITFLNPDKTFEQTADSLRDFIIALDKEKADHLRYKVVDDAVKIFITPYRTTITDKDLEFSQGDYNVELVLALNVENSESIDTALTAHGKILHDATVVAITAGDIKSGLGSVDWHESNASGVSEMVVELLDDLKTPKVTLDEQMATALLTGIVAVTDRFSNSNTSSKVMTTAAELMAAGANQQLVVSKIAESEVEDEPQKIEKIEEKSPEKEEVSEGKTEEAEKDEETVHADGTLSISHEKKGDVDEVAEQTAKEKQEESARIAEEKLAKIEPIKEEPQAEEEKPSEKIVSKGELSFEETPLMGGTLNATTTQAAEDKIRELANDQNKTILTHGKYVGDSTPSFGDAPLNAAMGASDEPPKIDPFATTNAAEQKLSTIPVAPQSEESIISAITNDTNQLNNPATSVSSQPIAPIEPAITNPENNIPGFDLLMPPAMPDFGALPPMPPAPTGVDVSGMPQIAPLGVAPEPVTAPQAPAPAPITAMPTQPAQNADFNPAQFQIPGQ, from the coding sequence ATGTCAAACGGATCAGCAAAGCAAAAAGTAATCCAGAGCATAAAGGATGTAACGAATATTTTAGTGACGGTGAGTTCTAGCCCGTCAGTCGATGAATTGTCGGCAGCATTAGGATTGACGATTTTCCTCAATAGACTAGGGAAGCACGCTACGGCTGTGTTTAGTGGTGACATTCCGCCAGCAATTACGTTCTTGAATCCTGATAAGACGTTTGAGCAGACTGCAGATTCTTTACGTGATTTTATTATTGCTTTAGATAAAGAGAAGGCTGACCATTTGCGCTATAAAGTTGTTGACGATGCCGTAAAGATTTTCATTACGCCATATCGTACGACAATTACCGATAAAGACTTGGAATTTTCACAGGGCGATTATAACGTTGAGTTGGTTTTGGCACTAAATGTTGAAAATAGTGAAAGTATTGACACGGCTTTGACTGCGCACGGTAAGATTTTACACGATGCTACGGTTGTGGCTATAACGGCGGGCGACATAAAGAGCGGTCTGGGTTCCGTTGATTGGCACGAATCTAATGCTAGTGGTGTGAGCGAAATGGTCGTGGAGTTGCTTGATGACCTGAAAACGCCAAAGGTAACTCTGGACGAGCAGATGGCGACGGCTTTGCTTACGGGAATTGTTGCAGTGACTGACCGATTTAGTAATAGCAATACGTCATCAAAGGTTATGACTACAGCCGCAGAACTTATGGCGGCTGGCGCGAATCAGCAATTGGTGGTTTCAAAGATCGCAGAGAGTGAAGTAGAGGACGAGCCACAGAAGATTGAAAAGATCGAAGAAAAATCTCCAGAAAAAGAAGAAGTTTCAGAGGGTAAAACTGAAGAAGCGGAGAAAGATGAGGAAACTGTACACGCGGACGGAACTTTGTCGATTAGCCACGAAAAGAAGGGCGATGTTGATGAAGTCGCCGAACAAACAGCGAAGGAAAAGCAAGAAGAATCTGCTAGGATTGCTGAAGAGAAATTGGCTAAAATTGAGCCAATAAAAGAGGAGCCGCAAGCCGAGGAAGAAAAGCCGAGTGAAAAAATAGTTTCAAAGGGCGAGCTTTCTTTTGAGGAAACTCCACTGATGGGTGGCACTCTGAACGCAACGACTACACAAGCTGCCGAGGATAAGATTAGGGAATTGGCTAACGACCAAAATAAAACCATTTTAACGCACGGTAAATATGTGGGTGATAGTACGCCGTCGTTTGGCGATGCTCCGTTAAATGCGGCTATGGGCGCGTCTGATGAACCACCAAAGATTGATCCGTTCGCGACAACTAATGCCGCTGAGCAAAAATTGTCGACAATACCTGTTGCACCGCAATCTGAAGAGTCGATTATTTCGGCAATTACCAACGACACAAATCAATTAAACAATCCAGCGACTTCAGTGTCGAGCCAGCCGATTGCGCCAATTGAGCCAGCAATAACAAATCCTGAAAATAACATACCAGGCTTTGATTTGCTGATGCCGCCAGCAATGCCGGATTTCGGTGCCTTGCCGCCGATGCCGCCAGCGCCTACGGGTGTTGATGTAAGTGGAATGCCACAGATTGCGCCGTTAGGGGTAGCTCCCGAGCCAGTAACCGCTCCGCAAGCTCCAGCACCTGCGCCGATCACCGCAATGCCAACTCAGCCAGCTCAAAACGCAGATTTCAATCCAGCACAATTCCAGATTCCAGGACAATAG
- the polA gene encoding DNA polymerase I, which produces MKRLVVIDGKSVFYRGYYAMPGLSMADGTPTGGVYGFVSLAIELIKKLEPDYVAVAWDKRGTNIRKRRELYPEYKAGRKPAPDDFYQQIPILHELLDAFGWPLYEIDDYEADDIMGAFARQAESRGIETCLITSDLDALQLISPMTKVYAMKNGLRNIEEFTAEHFEEKYGIRTEQFLDLKALKGDSSDNLPGVPGIGEKTAVKLLQEYETLDGVYEHLDEQKGALRTKLENGRESAYLTKQVAEIWTDVPIELDWDVADVNDCDFARVTEILQKLEFNSLIGRLPRTMQMAENEKKEEPKLDIPRIEKLPDMPMFEAENIIYIDSSEPDVIYISSNPESAWTAKIDEISQSVWQLLAQGTVIAADVKRLYHALDNYGVAVRFHEVWDVEQAAFLIDPLKRDRSLNALSGDFSDDNSAPYQLARLHKIYREQKVYMSNNSQIARVAYEFDFPVIWALFQMEKRGMKLDDTLLKQMGDELAAEVDELEQQMYSMAGYEFNASSPAQLSEVLFTKLQLPTAGIKKGKTGYSTGQKELDKLRGQHPIIELIERYRELTKLISTYIEALPKLMATDGRIHTTFNQDVTSTGRLSSTNPNLQNIPVRTELGRKIRQAFVPSDGKVFVGADYSQFELRLAAVLAGDEKLIEDFNSDVDIHAKTAAETYGISIDEVSKSQRRAAKVINFGVLYGMSPHGLAAATGMSFTEAKKFIDHYFEVRKPIRQYLDKILTQAREQGFVETYFGRRRPTPDVKSSNFMVRSSAERAAMNMPIQGTEADLMKLAMIRLEDKLSGLADAILQVHDSILVECKPEDVQKVSEIMKAEMEGVCPELPIKLKVDVGTGVNWGEV; this is translated from the coding sequence ATGAAGCGTCTAGTAGTTATTGATGGAAAGTCGGTGTTTTACCGAGGTTATTATGCTATGCCGGGATTGTCGATGGCTGACGGAACTCCGACTGGTGGTGTGTATGGATTTGTAAGTTTGGCAATTGAGCTAATTAAGAAATTAGAGCCGGATTATGTGGCGGTAGCTTGGGATAAGCGAGGTACGAATATCCGCAAGCGGCGGGAATTATATCCAGAATATAAAGCTGGTCGCAAGCCGGCGCCAGATGACTTTTACCAGCAAATTCCGATTTTACACGAGCTGCTTGATGCGTTTGGTTGGCCGCTTTATGAAATTGATGATTACGAGGCGGACGATATTATGGGCGCGTTTGCCAGGCAAGCAGAATCTCGCGGAATTGAAACGTGCTTGATAACGTCGGATTTGGACGCATTGCAATTGATATCACCGATGACCAAAGTCTACGCCATGAAAAATGGTTTAAGGAATATTGAGGAATTTACGGCGGAACACTTTGAAGAAAAATATGGAATTCGGACGGAACAATTCTTAGATTTGAAAGCGCTGAAGGGTGATTCAAGTGATAATTTACCGGGAGTGCCGGGAATTGGTGAGAAAACGGCGGTGAAATTATTGCAAGAATATGAAACTCTGGACGGAGTTTATGAACATCTGGACGAGCAAAAAGGCGCTTTGCGAACGAAGTTGGAAAATGGTCGCGAGTCGGCATATTTGACCAAGCAAGTGGCGGAAATTTGGACGGACGTGCCGATTGAGCTGGACTGGGATGTGGCGGATGTTAATGATTGCGACTTTGCGCGAGTAACGGAAATTCTGCAGAAGTTGGAGTTTAATTCGCTGATTGGACGATTGCCGCGAACGATGCAAATGGCGGAAAATGAGAAAAAAGAAGAACCGAAGTTGGATATTCCACGAATTGAAAAATTGCCCGACATGCCGATGTTTGAGGCGGAAAATATAATATATATCGATTCGTCGGAGCCTGACGTAATTTACATAAGCTCAAATCCTGAGTCGGCGTGGACGGCGAAAATTGATGAGATTAGTCAATCCGTGTGGCAATTATTGGCGCAGGGAACTGTGATCGCGGCTGATGTCAAACGGTTATATCACGCGTTGGATAATTATGGCGTGGCGGTGCGTTTTCATGAAGTTTGGGATGTTGAGCAGGCGGCATTTTTGATTGATCCGCTGAAGCGTGATCGTAGTTTGAATGCACTGTCTGGTGATTTTTCTGACGACAATTCCGCGCCTTATCAATTGGCTCGCTTGCACAAAATTTATCGTGAACAAAAAGTTTACATGTCGAACAATTCGCAAATTGCGCGTGTGGCTTACGAGTTTGATTTTCCAGTAATTTGGGCGCTATTCCAGATGGAAAAACGTGGGATGAAGTTGGATGATACGCTATTAAAACAGATGGGCGATGAGCTGGCGGCGGAAGTTGATGAGCTTGAACAACAAATGTATTCCATGGCAGGATACGAGTTTAACGCGTCTAGTCCAGCGCAACTTTCTGAGGTTTTGTTTACCAAATTGCAATTACCAACTGCGGGCATAAAAAAGGGAAAAACTGGATATTCAACAGGTCAAAAAGAGTTGGACAAATTACGTGGACAACATCCGATTATCGAGTTGATTGAGCGATATCGAGAATTGACCAAATTGATCAGTACGTACATTGAGGCGTTACCAAAATTGATGGCGACTGATGGGCGAATTCACACTACATTCAATCAGGATGTAACCAGCACGGGGCGACTAAGCAGTACAAATCCGAATTTGCAGAATATTCCGGTGCGGACTGAACTGGGTAGGAAAATTCGTCAGGCATTCGTTCCGAGTGATGGCAAAGTTTTTGTCGGTGCGGATTATTCGCAATTTGAGCTGAGGCTGGCGGCTGTGCTGGCAGGCGACGAGAAATTGATTGAAGACTTTAATAGCGATGTTGATATTCACGCAAAAACGGCGGCGGAAACATACGGAATATCGATTGACGAAGTAAGCAAATCTCAGCGTCGAGCGGCTAAAGTGATCAATTTTGGTGTACTTTACGGAATGAGTCCGCACGGTTTGGCGGCGGCTACGGGAATGTCATTTACAGAGGCGAAAAAGTTTATTGATCATTATTTTGAGGTGCGAAAGCCGATTCGTCAGTACTTGGATAAAATTCTAACTCAAGCGCGGGAACAGGGATTTGTTGAGACGTATTTTGGTAGGCGACGACCAACTCCTGATGTAAAATCGAGCAATTTTATGGTGCGATCTTCGGCAGAAAGAGCTGCGATGAATATGCCAATTCAAGGCACGGAAGCGGATTTGATGAAATTGGCAATGATTCGGCTGGAGGATAAATTGTCGGGCTTGGCTGATGCGATTTTACAGGTTCATGATTCGATTTTGGTGGAATGCAAACCTGAAGACGTCCAGAAAGTCAGCGAGATTATGAAAGCGGAAATGGAAGGCGTTTGTCCAGAATTGCCGATTAAATTGAAAGTAGATGTCGGGACGGGCGTAAATTGGGGCGAAGTGTAG
- the mutM gene encoding bifunctional DNA-formamidopyrimidine glycosylase/DNA-(apurinic or apyrimidinic site) lyase yields MPELPEVETVRRGLADLLPGQAVVRATVFDSPKSFPNSPTDVQQFLYGAHVTAVRRRAKVLMIDLDTRYSLVIHLKMTGQLIFRGANSFAGGHPSDSLIGDLPDRSTRVQVDFTDGSRLFFNDQRKFGWMKLMPTDEIENLPFMQKVGPEPLDKKTEAGDFIKRIRRRQNSMIKPAFLDQSVIAGVGNIYADEALWAAKIHPQTRVKNVSDDQLEDLFNELRQILQLSIDQGGSTDKNYVDAEGRRGNYLSFAHVFRREGQPCHRHPDQEIVKMKVSGRGTHICPVCQVEAK; encoded by the coding sequence ATGCCCGAGCTACCCGAAGTTGAGACAGTTCGTCGCGGTTTGGCGGATTTGCTGCCAGGTCAGGCTGTTGTGCGAGCGACAGTATTTGATTCGCCAAAAAGCTTTCCGAATTCACCCACTGACGTTCAGCAATTTTTATACGGTGCGCATGTAACGGCGGTGCGACGTCGCGCAAAAGTGTTGATGATTGATCTTGATACGCGTTATTCGCTGGTGATACATCTTAAGATGACTGGGCAATTGATTTTTCGTGGGGCTAATAGTTTTGCTGGTGGTCATCCTAGTGACAGTTTGATCGGTGATTTGCCTGATAGATCGACACGCGTGCAGGTTGATTTTACTGATGGTTCTCGCTTATTTTTCAATGATCAGCGTAAGTTCGGCTGGATGAAATTAATGCCGACCGATGAGATAGAAAATTTGCCATTTATGCAAAAGGTTGGGCCAGAGCCGCTTGATAAAAAAACTGAGGCAGGTGATTTTATTAAGCGAATTCGTCGTCGGCAAAATTCGATGATCAAGCCAGCGTTTCTTGATCAGTCGGTGATTGCTGGGGTTGGTAATATTTACGCTGATGAAGCTTTGTGGGCTGCAAAAATTCATCCCCAAACGCGAGTTAAAAACGTTAGCGATGACCAATTAGAAGATTTGTTTAACGAACTGCGTCAGATTTTGCAATTGAGTATTGATCAGGGAGGCTCGACGGATAAAAATTATGTTGACGCTGAAGGCAGGAGGGGTAATTATTTGTCGTTTGCGCACGTATTTCGTCGGGAAGGTCAGCCGTGTCATCGGCATCCTGACCAAGAAATTGTAAAGATGAAGGTTTCTGGACGAGGTACTCATATTTGTCCAGTTTGCCAAGTGGAGGCGAAGTGA
- the holA gene encoding DNA polymerase III subunit delta — protein MIYLFYGENEFEKRQAITKLIGNEKAARHDGEDLTLAGMQEIAIGQTLFINSSVYLISKLSENSEVWSQLPDMKFDDDRTIILVEDKIDKRTKTYKWLQKNAKVQEFSPLSDRQKSQLLKWCVAETKARRCELTNHQAEIIVDRLGFDQLRLSNFLDQLALTEKVTDDLIDNFIPLGRTENIFDLFVSALAGDYDKVHDIISYLESESGVDGAYQTMGLLASQATNLTALVLADGDSKLVASDFSASPYVLRKLASSAKGIDKEKLKRINDALLRADLQMKTTSVNPWLLVEAALVGIGKYTKE, from the coding sequence GTGATTTATCTTTTTTACGGTGAAAATGAATTCGAGAAACGACAAGCAATTACTAAGCTGATCGGCAACGAAAAAGCAGCGCGACATGATGGCGAAGATTTGACGCTGGCTGGAATGCAGGAAATAGCAATTGGGCAGACGCTGTTTATCAACTCATCGGTGTATTTGATTTCAAAATTGAGCGAAAATTCTGAGGTTTGGTCGCAACTTCCAGATATGAAGTTTGATGATGACAGGACAATTATTTTGGTGGAAGATAAAATTGATAAGCGAACGAAAACGTATAAGTGGCTGCAGAAAAATGCCAAAGTTCAGGAATTTTCACCGCTTAGCGATCGTCAAAAATCGCAGCTTTTAAAGTGGTGTGTAGCGGAGACGAAGGCTCGTAGGTGTGAATTAACGAATCATCAAGCAGAGATAATTGTTGATCGCTTGGGATTTGATCAGTTGCGACTGAGCAACTTTTTGGATCAATTGGCGCTGACGGAAAAAGTGACAGATGATTTAATTGACAACTTCATACCTCTAGGGAGGACGGAAAATATATTTGATTTGTTTGTTTCGGCGCTGGCGGGTGATTATGATAAAGTTCACGATATAATTAGCTATTTGGAGTCGGAAAGTGGCGTTGACGGCGCTTATCAGACAATGGGGTTGCTCGCTTCGCAGGCAACTAACTTGACGGCGTTGGTTTTGGCTGACGGCGACAGTAAGTTGGTGGCTTCGGATTTTTCGGCTAGTCCGTATGTTTTACGAAAATTGGCGTCTTCAGCAAAAGGTATCGATAAGGAAAAACTGAAGAGGATAAATGATGCGCTGCTTCGGGCGGACTTGCAAATGAAAACAACTTCTGTAAATCCGTGGTTGCTTGTGGAGGCGGCGCTGGTTGGAATTGGAAAATACACCAAGGAATAG
- a CDS encoding AAA family ATPase, with translation MTQPHAKIIALVGLAGSGKSSAVEYLTEKGFPKIYFGGVIYKAMDEAGIEKTWDNQQKFREEIRRREGKDFVIKRVIKNIHDLINAGQNKIVLDGLYTWSEYKFLKHEFPGQVVVIAIVTPKHLRYQRMIKRAERPMQPHEVDQRDWSEIENLEKGGPIAIADYFIINDGSLEQLHQKIDAVTHDAHFCKSPEQC, from the coding sequence ATGACACAACCACACGCAAAAATTATCGCCCTGGTTGGATTGGCGGGCAGCGGCAAAAGTTCTGCTGTCGAATATTTGACAGAAAAAGGATTTCCAAAAATTTATTTCGGTGGCGTTATCTATAAGGCTATGGATGAGGCCGGAATTGAAAAAACTTGGGATAATCAACAAAAATTCCGCGAAGAGATTCGTCGCCGCGAAGGCAAAGATTTTGTAATCAAACGCGTTATAAAAAACATCCATGATTTGATTAATGCTGGCCAAAATAAAATTGTTTTGGATGGACTATACACTTGGAGCGAATATAAATTCCTCAAACATGAATTCCCTGGCCAGGTTGTTGTTATTGCCATCGTTACACCAAAACACCTCCGCTATCAGCGGATGATTAAACGAGCAGAACGCCCAATGCAACCGCACGAAGTTGATCAGCGCGACTGGTCAGAAATCGAGAATCTGGAAAAAGGTGGGCCAATTGCTATTGCTGATTATTTCATCATTAACGACGGCAGCCTCGAGCAATTACACCAAAAAATAGACGCCGTAACCCACGACGCCCATTTTTGTAAATCGCCCGAACAGTGTTAA
- the truB gene encoding tRNA pseudouridine(55) synthase TruB, whose amino-acid sequence MDEVIIIDKPQGMTSFGVVARLRRVLSNQAGKKVKVGHTGTLDPFATGLMIIVTGKKCREAETFTKLDKWYEAEIILGKNSSTGDPEGEITDVSDYEPSLEEVQWVIGQFVGKIEQTPPIFSAIKINGERAYKLAREGKQVEIPKRVIEIYSLELLTYEYPKLKIRTHVSSGTYIRTLAVDIGEKLGTGAYCENLRRTKIADYSIDQAKTLADFGITS is encoded by the coding sequence ATGGACGAAGTGATTATCATAGATAAACCCCAGGGAATGACTAGCTTTGGGGTGGTGGCACGCTTGCGACGAGTTTTATCTAATCAGGCGGGAAAGAAGGTGAAGGTTGGCCATACGGGTACGCTTGATCCGTTTGCTACTGGGCTAATGATTATTGTGACTGGAAAGAAATGCCGCGAAGCTGAAACTTTCACTAAGTTAGATAAGTGGTACGAGGCGGAAATTATTCTGGGCAAGAATAGTTCGACAGGTGATCCGGAAGGCGAAATTACTGATGTGTCTGATTATGAGCCGAGTTTGGAAGAAGTTCAGTGGGTAATCGGTCAATTTGTGGGAAAAATTGAGCAAACACCGCCAATTTTTAGCGCAATAAAGATTAATGGTGAAAGAGCGTATAAATTGGCGCGCGAAGGTAAACAAGTTGAGATTCCTAAGCGCGTGATAGAAATTTACTCATTGGAACTATTGACATATGAATATCCCAAATTAAAGATCAGAACTCACGTTTCAAGTGGAACTTATATTCGGACGCTGGCGGTGGATATTGGCGAGAAATTGGGGACGGGCGCGTATTGTGAGAATTTGCGTCGAACAAAAATAGCCGACTATTCTATTGATCAGGCGAAGACTCTGGCGGACTTTGGGATTACTAGCTAA
- a CDS encoding sortase: MSLQLDSVKNRQKSWKSYILTIIAILMILGGVYLLALISTPLILSQNINPKDNHTTQLITKTENKITENRLYIPKIDINLPYSTGGAETMERGAWWRKPENGSPKDGGNFVLSAHRFIMGLTPQQTLRKSPFYNIDKLTVGDEIIIDYNGVRYNYVISEKQSVKPDAIEIEQRTDQPQLTLYSCTLGGANDGRDVIIAKLKK, translated from the coding sequence ATGTCACTTCAGCTAGATTCAGTAAAAAATCGCCAGAAAAGCTGGAAAAGCTATATCTTAACTATAATCGCAATCTTAATGATTCTTGGCGGAGTTTATTTGCTTGCTCTCATCAGCACGCCCCTTATTTTGTCGCAAAACATTAACCCAAAAGACAACCACACCACTCAGCTCATCACTAAAACTGAGAATAAAATTACCGAAAATCGACTTTATATACCGAAAATCGACATAAATTTGCCTTATAGTACTGGTGGCGCCGAAACAATGGAACGTGGCGCATGGTGGCGTAAACCAGAAAATGGCAGTCCAAAGGATGGTGGCAATTTTGTCTTATCTGCGCACCGTTTTATTATGGGATTAACTCCTCAGCAGACGCTCAGAAAATCACCTTTTTATAATATCGACAAATTAACTGTCGGCGATGAAATTATCATTGACTATAACGGCGTGCGTTACAATTACGTCATCAGCGAAAAACAAAGCGTTAAACCAGATGCCATAGAGATCGAACAACGTACAGATCAGCCGCAATTAACTCTTTATTCCTGTACTTTGGGCGGCGCAAACGACGGACGAGATGTGATTATCGCCAAATTGAAAAAATAG
- the rpsT gene encoding 30S ribosomal protein S20, protein MPIIKSAIKRAKQTLKRRERNISIKKDIKTAVKAFSAEPSAKTLAAAQSEIDTAVKKGLIKKNTAARRKSALSKIAKKADVTLETAKKPAAKPATAKKTAAKKAPAKKPATKKTEK, encoded by the coding sequence ATGCCAATCATCAAATCCGCCATTAAGCGTGCTAAACAAACCCTAAAGCGCCGCGAGCGAAACATCAGTATTAAAAAAGACATTAAGACTGCCGTTAAAGCCTTCTCTGCAGAACCAAGCGCAAAGACTCTTGCTGCAGCACAAAGCGAAATTGACACCGCTGTTAAAAAAGGCTTGATTAAGAAAAATACCGCTGCTCGTCGAAAGAGCGCATTGAGCAAAATTGCTAAAAAAGCAGACGTCACATTAGAAACTGCTAAAAAACCAGCCGCAAAGCCAGCAACGGCTAAGAAAACTGCCGCTAAAAAAGCTCCAGCAAAGAAGCCAGCTACTAAGAAAACTGAAAAATAA
- the rpsO gene encoding 30S ribosomal protein S15, translating to MISKENKAKAIALTQVNKNDVGSPQAQVSVLTARIKEVTEHLKANKHDFMARRGLIQMVGKRKRLLKYLERTDFESYKAVVAKLGLRK from the coding sequence ATGATTAGCAAAGAAAATAAAGCGAAAGCAATTGCTTTGACTCAGGTCAATAAAAACGATGTCGGTAGCCCACAAGCTCAGGTGTCAGTTTTGACGGCTCGTATCAAAGAAGTCACGGAGCATTTGAAGGCGAATAAGCACGACTTCATGGCTCGTCGCGGCTTGATCCAAATGGTTGGTAAGCGCAAGCGTTTGCTGAAATATTTGGAGCGAACTGATTTTGAGAGTTACAAAGCAGTTGTTGCCAAGTTAGGTTTGCGTAAATAA
- the rpoD gene encoding RNA polymerase sigma factor RpoD — protein MTTKPVNLNEDDDFDPTLIDEEESEDLDSLTTGQYLDDVSDDSVRLYLREIGKIPLLSAEEEMDLARRIVEGDKKAKDKMAEANMRLVVSIAKRYSGRGLDFLDLIQEGNTGLLRAVEKFDPDKGFKFSTYATWWIRQAITRAIADQARTIRIPVHMVETINKLLRTQRRMTQELNREPTIEELSKELDMEPEKIEYVIKIKQDISSLDAGVGRDGEDDDSVLQDFIVDEDTVSPEDSASNQLLKEQVQEILSSLSDREQKIVRMRFGLDNGKNHTLEEVGQEFAVTRERIRQIEAKALAKLRKHKDAKKLYEYLD, from the coding sequence ATCACGACGAAGCCAGTAAACTTAAATGAAGATGATGATTTTGATCCAACACTTATAGACGAAGAAGAATCGGAAGATTTGGATTCGTTGACAACTGGGCAATATTTGGACGACGTGTCGGACGACTCAGTCAGGTTGTATCTGCGGGAAATTGGTAAAATCCCACTACTTAGCGCTGAAGAGGAAATGGACTTGGCGCGCCGAATTGTTGAAGGCGATAAAAAGGCCAAGGACAAGATGGCTGAGGCGAATATGCGTTTGGTGGTATCAATTGCTAAGCGATATTCGGGTCGTGGCTTGGACTTTTTAGATTTGATTCAAGAGGGAAATACTGGGCTTTTGCGTGCGGTTGAGAAGTTTGATCCAGATAAGGGATTTAAGTTTTCGACCTATGCAACTTGGTGGATTCGTCAGGCAATTACGCGTGCGATTGCTGATCAGGCGCGAACGATTCGTATTCCAGTTCACATGGTGGAAACGATCAATAAATTGCTGCGTACTCAGCGACGAATGACACAGGAATTGAACCGTGAGCCGACAATTGAAGAATTGTCTAAAGAATTGGATATGGAGCCAGAGAAAATTGAATATGTCATTAAGATTAAGCAAGACATCTCTTCTTTGGATGCTGGTGTTGGTCGTGATGGTGAAGATGATGATTCTGTATTACAAGATTTTATCGTTGACGAAGATACGGTTTCACCGGAAGATTCCGCTTCAAATCAATTGTTAAAAGAGCAAGTTCAGGAAATTCTATCAAGTTTGAGTGATCGCGAGCAGAAAATTGTTCGAATGCGTTTTGGTTTGGATAATGGAAAAAACCACACCTTGGAAGAAGTTGGTCAGGAGTTTGCAGTTACGCGTGAGCGAATCCGTCAGATTGAAGCTAAGGCGCTAGCAAAACTTCGCAAACATAAGGATGCGAAAAAACTTTACGAATATCTGGATTAG